TTCAAGGCGTTTCGGTCTGCCCAAAATAAGCCTGCCTATTTTCATGGCGGTCAGGCAGAAGAGATGTTTCAGGCTCAACTCGATCAGCAGATCTCAGAAGACCTTGCCAAAGGTCAGGGTGGTGCGTTCTCAGATACGCTGTTTTCGGCATTTTCGCGACAATTGAACGCACAATCTGTGCAATCGCTGGAAACCGCTCCCAGTGCAACACCTTAATTAGTCAGGTTTTACAACTCTAAAAAAGGATTCTGGTTAAATCAGA
This window of the Gimesia fumaroli genome carries:
- a CDS encoding rod-binding protein, with the protein product MTPLSGIQPSLNQTTLLSEAANAPKGLGQANQNSSELKETFQDFVAGTFYKQMFKAFRSAQNKPAYFHGGQAEEMFQAQLDQQISEDLAKGQGGAFSDTLFSAFSRQLNAQSVQSLETAPSATP